In a single window of the Nicotiana tomentosiformis chromosome 8, ASM39032v3, whole genome shotgun sequence genome:
- the LOC104093860 gene encoding L-gulonolactone oxidase 3 — translation MADLCRGHHLVLLWVLATLVTISSAMPPPNPIKCNKTDCQLSNSYGIWGDRQTCHAPKIVYPTTEEELRQELANANKNKLKVKVVTRFSHTIPKLACPSTGNAAVFISTEKYDSNINVDVEKRTATADGGVGLRKFIDTIEKAGLSLVAAPYWEGVTVAGVISTGAHGSSWWGKGGAVHDHVTGLSLIVPANEANGYAKIIKLIPQDPLFNAAKVSLGLLGIISKVTFQLEPAFKRSITYNFTNDSDIEDEFMGHARKNEFGDIQWYPSRRTAVYRYDNRVPLNTSGDGVNDFLGFQSNLILLSKSVRATEKGFENTRNVGGKCTMASSFVSYKRLIANGLKNNKLIFTGYPVVGPHGKMQTSGSCLYSSPIDITNTCAWDPRINGLFFYESTAKFPASKFGDFIRDVKKLRDLVKPENMCGVDIYNGFLFRFIKASEAYLGQSEDSVVLDFNYFRANDALTPRLNQDIWEEVEQMAFVKYGAKPHWAKNRNVAFLDVQKKYLKFNKFIAAKNQLDPKNMLSSEWSDEILFGKQTAKGDGCALEGMCICSEDRHCSPSKGYFCKPGLVYQQARVCRFSSSSSS, via the exons ATGGCTGATCTCTGCCGCGGCCACCACCTAGTTCttctatgggttttagccacacTTGTAACCATCTCTTCTGCTATGCCACCACCAAACCCTATCAAATGCAATAAAACAGATTGCCAACTTTCCAATTCCTACGGTATTTGGGGTGACAGACAAACATGTCACGCTCCAAAAATTGTCTATCCCACAACAGAAGAAGAGCTTCGACAAGAATTAGCCAATGCCAACAAGAACAAACTTAAAGTCAAAGTTGTCACAAGATTTTCACACACCATTCCTAAACTAGCATGCCCCAGTACTGGAAATGCTGCTGTCTTTATTAGTACTGAAAAATACGACTCAAATATTAATGTCGACGTGGAAAAACGTACTGCCACCGCTGATGGCGGAGTTGGACTCCGGAAGTTTATCGATACGATTGAAAAGGCGGGGTTGAGTTTAGTGGCCGCGCCATATTGGGAGGGAGTGACGGTTGCCGGAGTAATAAGTACGGGGGCTCACGGTAGTTCGTGGTGGGGCAAAGGAGGAGCAGTTCATGATCATGTTACTGGTCTGAGTCTTATTGTACCAGCAAATGAAGCTAATGGCTATGCCAAAATAATCAAATTAATACCACAAGATCCACTGTTCAATGCTGCTAAAGTTTCTCTTGGATTGCTTGGCATCATTTCTAAG GTGACGTTTCAATTGGAGCCAGCATTCAAAAGAAGTATAACATACAATTTCACGAATGATAGTGATATAGAAGATGAGTTTATGGGACATGCAAGGAAGAATGAATTTGGTGACATTCAATGGTACCCTTCTAGACGTACTGCTGTGTACAGATATGATAACAGAGTCCCCTTAAACACATCAGGCGATGGTGTCAATGATTTTCTGGGATTTCAATCCAATCTTATTCTGCTCTCTAAGTCTGTTCGAGCCACAG AAAAAGGCTTTGAAAACACGAGAAACGTGGGTGGCAAATGCACAATGGCAAGTTCTTTCGTGTCCTATAAGAGATTGATAGCAAATGGATTAAAAAACAACAAGTTAATCTTCACTGGATATCCAGTAGTGGGTCCTCACGGGAAAATGCAAACTTCAGGTTCTTGTTTATACTCATCTCCTATAGACATCACTAACACATGTGCTTGGGATCCAAGAATCAATGGACTCTTCTTCTATGAATCCACAGCCAAATTTCCAGCTTCAAAATTTGGAGATTTCATACGTGATGTGAAAAAATTACGCGATTTAGTCAAGCCAGAAAACATGTGTGGTGTTGACATTTATAACGGATTCCTCTTTCGTTTCATCAAGGCCTCGGAAGCATATTTAGGTCAAAGCGAAGATTCAGTTGTCTTGGATTTTAACTATTTTCGCGCTAATGATGCCTTAACCCCGCGATTAAACCAAGATATTTGGGAAGAAGTAGAGCAAATGGCTTTTGTTAAGTATGGAGCTAAGCCACATTGGGCTAAAAATAGGAATGTAGCATTTCTTGATGTGCAGAAGAAGTATCTAAAATTTAACAAGTTTATTGCAGCCAAGAATCAATTGGATCCTAAGAATATGTTGTCTAGTGAATGGTCTGATGAGATATTGTTTGGGAAGCAAACTGCAAAGGGGGATGGCTGTGCCTTAGAAGGGATGTGTATTTGTTCAGAAGATAGGCATTGTAGTCCATCAAAAGGGTATTTTTGCAAGCCAGGACTTGTTTATCAACAAGCACGTGTGTGTAGGTTTTCATCATCTTCCTCGAGCTGA